AAAAGGTGCAAAGGCTGAAAAATTATTAATCGAACAGAAACCAGGATGGACGATTTTCAATGTGCCCTTCCATCCTGTCGATACACCGGCTTCGGTCATTGATCTGACCCTCAAAAGTAATTCCGAACCTGCTGATGTTGATCCGACACTTAATTTGGCTCCCAATACAAGCCCCCGGCTTCTAGCCGTTTTTGCTGTTGTAAAAGGATCTGAATCCAAAGCAATCAGTTGGATGGAAATATTTGGTGAATGGAAGCATGTCACCCAAATCAGCAAGTGGACTGAAGGAAGTTTGGCGAACGGGGAGATCGCTGTTTTGCAGCCCGGTTATTATGAGCTCGATCTCTATTACAAAAGAAAAGGCAAGCTGGTTTGTAATATTTCGGCTGATGAAAGAATTGTAGTGCAAAATCAACAGGCCGCAACCAAGAAATATCAGAAGTATCCGATAGAAATTCCGGAATTTAAAAAAGCCGGAAAACACAACATTAAAGTGTCTCTTGTGGAGGGCGATCCGGAAACTTCCAGTCTTGAATCTATACTTATTGCTCCGATTAATATGACTAAAAAATTTCTAAAACCAGCTCAATGAACAAATCATTTTGTCAGATCATTTTTGCATGTTTGTTGCTTTTGACCATTTCAGTTAGTGCGCAAACGCCTTCAAAACCAACGAACGATCTTGAATCTCTTTTCCGGAATCCTCCCACTTCCGTAAAACCTTATGTTTGGTGGCACTGGATGGGTTCTAATTTCTCCAAATCAGGAATTACCAAGGATTTGGAAGCCATGAAGGCCGAAGGAATTGGTGGTGCAACCATCTTCAATCTAAGTTCCGCTGTTCAGGAGTCGCACGCACCAACGCTGAATAACCCCTGGCCGGAGCAAACCTATCGCAGTCCTGCTTATTGGGAGGCATTGCGCTTTGCAGCCGCCGAAGCCAATCGATTAGGTCTTGAAATTGGGCTGCACAATACTGTCGGATACTCAACCACCGGTGGTCCCTGGATTGACGAAGAGCGGAGTATGCAACGCTTAGTTTGGAGCGATACAATCATTTCAGGAGGAACAGAACTTAACCTCAAACTGATGGCTCCAAAGTTAATTGCCGACGAAGGCTGGGGAAAAACCGGAAGAAAAATTTCGTTTTATGAAGATGTGGTTGTTTTAGCCATTCCTGCTGAAAAAAAGGAGATTGCCGTTAATGAGGTGTTGAATCTGACTTCGCATTATGATCGGGAAAATGGACTGAACTGGAATGCCCCGGCCGGGAAATGGATTGTTTACCGAATATGCCATGCTTCCACCGGAAGGCCACCACATCCTATTCCCGACGATTTGCTGGGAAAAGTACTGGAAGCCGATAAAATGAGCGTGGAACAGAGCACTTGGCATTGGAAAAATGTGCTTGATCCGGTAAAAGAGCATCTGGGCGAATACCTGGGCAAATCGTTCACACACATGCTGATTGACAGTTACGAAGCTGGCGGCCAGAACTGGACAACAGGGTTTCGCGAAGAATTCATCAAGCGCAAAGGATATGATCCGATTCCCTGGCTGGCCTCGTTTAGCCTGACGGTTGGAAAAGAAAAAGATAGCAAAGACCGCCGTATTTTAGGCAGCGAAGAACAGACTGCCCGCTTTGACTGGGATTATCAGGATGTAATCAGTCAGCTATTTTTTGATAATGGATGGAAAATCGGAAAGCAAAAGTTGGCTGAAGCGAAACTGGATCTCCAAATGGAACCATACGGAGGCCCATTTAATACAGCGCAGTGTGTTGCACTAGCAGACCTGCCTATGGCCGAATTCTGGACTGCCGGAATTGGTGGGATTTCCCCGCAGGTGCCAGCAGCAGCAAGAGCAGCCGGCAAAACCTTGGTTGGTGCCGAAGCTTTTACAGGGCGGCCCGAGGTGAGCCAGTTTACCGAAGATCCGGCTTTTCTGAAGGCTACCGCTGACAAGGTTTTTTCGCAGGGCATCAACCGTATGATTTTGCATCATTGGGTACATCAGCCGTTTGATGATCGTTACCAGCCTGGTATGGGAATGGGTTGGTGGGGAACACATTTTGGACGTAACCAAACATGGTTTGAACCAGGAAAAGCATTCTTTACATACATGGCGCGCTGTCAGGCCTTGTTGCAATATGGCGAACAGGTATCCGATTATTTGTGCGTAGGAAAGCTGGATGGAAATTCCGATCTGATTTCGGTACCCGATTTTCTGGCAGAAGACATTCAGGTAAAAAATAACAAGGTTATACTACCAACAGGGCGCAGCTATGCTTTTGTGGTGTTTCCTGAAGCAGAAAAAATGTTGCCCGAAGTTGCTAAAAAGATAAAGTCCCTGGTTGCCGCAGGAGCTGTGATTGTTTCCGCAAAACCAGTTAGTTCTCCTAGTTTGAAGGATTTTCCGAAGTGCGACGATTTTGTAAAGCAGATTGCACAAAAGGTTTGGGGAAACAGACCATCCAATCAATATGGAAAGGGATATGTCTTTATCAAAATAGAAGACGCTTTAGCCAAGACCGGAATAACTCCTGATTATCAGGTTGAAAAAGCGCAGAATCCTGACGCTATAAAAATTGCTCACCGACATTCGGCTGATGCAGACGTTTATTTTGTTGCCAATCTTTCAGACAAATCGCAGCAGACCGAGGTTTCGTTTCGCTTGTCGTGTAAGCAACCTGAACTGTGGCAGGCCGAAGACGGAAGAATCTGCAATGCTCCGGTTTGGAACGAAAAAAATGGTCGCACATCTGTTTCTCTTTGCCTGAAAGGTATTCAATCAGTTTTTGTTGTCTTCAGAAAAAAGGCATCAAAAGCAGATCATCCGGTGTCTGTGTCTGTCAACGATCCGAATTCAGACTGGACAACAGATTGCAATTCCGAAGGAAATCCGGTACTGTTTTCATCAGGAACTGTTTCAGCTCAAATAGTTTATGCCTCTGGAAGGCAGAAGAAGGTGGATGTAAAAGCTATTGCTCCAAGAGAAATAAAAGGCCCGTGGAAAGTAGCCTTTGCTCCAAAACTTGATCAGCCTTTTGAACTTGATTTCCCGGAGCTGATCGATTTCAGTAAACACAGCAACAAAATGGTGAATTATTTTGCCGGGACAGCTACTTATCGTAAGACAATATCGATTGATTCAGCTTCGCTGAAAAGTAGGATATTACTTGATCTGGGAGAGATGAACGACATTGCCGAAATTCGCGTAAATGGGAAAAGTGCAGGAGTATTATGGTATCCTCCATACATCGTTGATGTTGCCCAATGGTTTGTCGCGGGCGAAAACAAACTGGAAATACTGGTCACCAACAATTGGGCTAACCGCCTGATTGGTGACGAACAGGAACCAGCCGATTTTGAATGGGGCAAAGATCGTGGAGAAAAAATGGGCAGAGCCATGCTGGCTTATCCCGACTGGTTTGTTAAAAACCAGCCCCGTCCATCGCAAGGTCGTAAAACCTTTTCAATCTGGTATTACTACAGGAAAGACAGTCCACTGAAACCTGCGGGGTTGGTGGGGCCGGTAAGGTTAGTAACAGAAACTGAAGTTAAATTGTAAATTTTGCTGGTTATGAAAAAGTTGGTTCTTTTAATTTTATTGGTTTTTGGATGTAAGATTGCTTTTGCCCAGGATACGTTCAATTCATTCGAACAGGCAAAACTTCATCCGTTAGCTTACGATCGTCCTGCTCCTGATTTTTTTGAAGGAGCTTTGCTCGGAAACGGAGCAATGGGGGTGGTGGTGACCACCCGCCCCGATGCCGTTGTTTTCTACTTTGGTCACAACAATGTTTGGGATATTCGGATTGCCGAAAACAACAAAGACAAAATCGGCACTTTTAATGAAGTTTTTAACCGGGTAAAAGCAATTCCTGATACATTAGAATTACTAACCGACAATCCCTGGTACAAAGAATACAGTAAAATGACTGCCGAAAATTATGGGAAACCTTATCCGCGACCTTTTCCCTGCGGTTCAGTTTTGTTGGGATTCGACCGTCGGAATGCGGAGTTAATCGGTCACCGACTCGATGTTTCCAACGGATTGTGTGAAGTATATTTGCTGACCAGGGATCAGAAGAAAATTACCTTGCAGGTATTTACTGATATGACCAGCGACCAGCTTTGGTTCAGATTGGTCGATTCAAAGGGTAATTCATGCGCGAATGTATTTGATCGCATTAAAGTCATGAGCGATCCATCGACGCCTATAGAATTTCCCAAAACACAGATCGAAGAAAATCTGGAGAAAGGGGTGATTGCCTTTCGTCAAACTTTGCCATACGCTGAACCTGAAAAATACGATGCAGTAAATGGCCATCCTAAAGACAAGGCCTTTCGTTTAATTACAGCTGTGAATTGCGCGCTGGAGAAAAAATCGAGAATCAACTGGGATGGTAACCAACAGAAAATGTCGCCTATGGAAGCCGGCATTGTGAAGCAAAATGGTTTTGTAGGCTGCATTTCGATTCGGGAAGGATTGAATAGTTCGGTGGAAAAGGATTTGCCAGCGGTTGCAACTCCGCGGCGTGAAGATTTGCTGGCTTCTCTCGATAAAGGACAACAAATCTGGAAGGAATACTGGAACAAATCAGGAGTAAAACTCGGAGATCAGTTTCTGGAACGAATGTGGTATCAAAACCTGTATTTCCTGAATTGTGCTACCAAAGACGGGGCAACCACTCCGGGCTTATTTGCCAACTGGAGTTACAACAACATAGGAACTGCCTGGCATGGCGATTACCACATGAATTACAATACCCAGCAACCTTTCTGGGTCACTTTTTCGAGTAATCATCTGGAAAAGAACTTACCCTATGTCAATCTTATCGAGAAATTAGTACCGGTGAGTAAAAGTTGGGCAAAAAACTATTATGAATTGCCGGGCGCCTATTTTCCTCATAGCGCCTATCCGGTTGACATGACAATCAATGCTTATCCTGTGCCAACGTGGGGATGGGAAATTGCCGAGACTCCCTGGGCAGTGCAGGGATTATGGTGGCATTATTTATATTCAGGAGATGTGGAATTCCTTAAAAACCGTGCATTTGAACCAATGAAATTGGCTGTCGAGTTTCTTGTTGCTTATATGAAACGCCCCGAAGCCATTGGTCCGCAATGGAAAGATGATAAATTTCATATATTCCCAACTGTTCCTCCTGAATTGTACGGACTTCGTCCGGGTTTCAAATACAATTACGATTGCAATGTAGATTTGGCGCTGACCAAGTTTGTTTTCAATGCTTTTATCGAAGCCACCAAGGTTTTAAAGATCGAAAAATCAGAGCAGGTTTTGCTTGACAATGTAAAAATGATTTTGTCCCATTTCCCCGATTATCCCACTGCAATTTCGAAAGAGTATGGAAAGGTGCTGGTTTCGGTTCCTGAAGAACATGATCAGGTGGTTTACAATGTGCCAAATTCGCTGTTCTCCGTGTTCCCGGGCGAAGATCATGGATTACATTCCGACTCAGAAACCATGAAGCTATTGAAGAACACGTTCTATAATCAGCAAAACGAGGGAGGTAACGATCTGGTTTTTATTAATCTGCAGGCAGCCCGAATCGGTATGCTCGATTTGGAGCGGTTTAAGCGGCATGTTAATTATTCACTGCTGCCCAATGGAACTACTTCCGACCGGGTGATGCAGGTGCATGGCCGTTATAGCGACACTACTCCTTATGGCTATATGGATAAAATGGGCATCTGGGTCGAAAACTTCGCGTTGCCAGTCGTGGTCAACGAATGCTTGATGCAAAGCTATGATGGAACGATCCGACTTTTCCCAAACTGGCCGAGGGAAAAGGATGCTGAATTTCATGACCTGCGCGCTGCGGGGGCTTTTCTGGTTTCTGCTTCGCTGAAAAATGGAAAAGTTAACGAGATAAAAGTAACCAGTGAAGCTGGCGGCGTGCTGAAGATGATTCTGCCCTGGAAAACGGGAGGAAAATTGATCGTAGGAAAGCATCAGAAAATACTTACCTCGAATTTGCTGGAATTGCAGACTGAAAAAGGTGAAATAATCCTATTTAATCCACAATAAGCTATGAAAATAAACAATGGTTTTAAAATATTTCTATTTCTGATTGCGACAAGCCTTTCACTGACAGGTTTTACACAGTCTAGTGTGAATTACGTTGTTGAAAATGGCGCTATTGTTGGTAGAAATACCGGCCGTTACAACAATCGGCCCTTGTACATCAACAATTCCAACGCTTTTATTCTTGCCGGAGATCAACCCATTGCCCGGTTGGCGAAAGATCAGTATTTGTATGGAACGTTGATGCTGGCCATCGAACGAAACGGAAAAAACAAATGGTTGCAGCAATGCGATCAGATTACTTCCTTATACCATGCTGGACAAATGTGTTGGCTGATTACAGATGCAGCATTTCCTGGTCTAAAAATCAAACTCGAAGTTCTCCCGATGGCCCAAACAACAGGAATGGTAGTTTGTGCAAGCGCAGAAGGAGCAAAGCCTGGCGACAAGCTGATCTGGACGTTTGGAGGTGCCCAGTGGCGAAAGGATCAGAACCTGTCATGGAAACTGGATGTTTTGGGTCAACCCGAGCTACTCAACTGGGGATTTGTTCCTGAAGAATGCAAAAATAATCAGGTGAATATCAATGGTGAAGCTGGCTTCTTGAGTTTAAAAGATAATGAAACAGATAAAAGGCTATTCACAGTTGCAGTCAGTTGTAATTCATTGGCCAAAACAGGAGTATCTGATGCTTCAGATTGGAACGACTTTACTCTTTTTAATCAGTCAAAACCTAATCAATTGCCTATTATGAAAGGAACAGTTGTTCTTGAAAACGCGCAATCCAGCTATTGGGCTATCGAAGCTTTTAATCAGGATGTTCCACCCGATATTTCCCGGATTAATAATCCTGAAAAAGCTTTTCATGATGGAGTAAGTCGCATCGAAGAATTGCGCAGTCATATCAAATTAAATACTCCGGATTCATATTTGAATGCCATGGCGCAGGCATCAACAGTTGCCATTGACGGTGCGTGGCACGCACCAGTTTTTCATCATGGAGCCATGCAATGGAATGTACGCCTGCCCGGTTGGCGCACTATTTTTGGCGGAACCATGTTAGGTTGGCACGATCGGGTTAAGGCAGAAGCAAAGTTTTACATCGAAAGTCAGATCAAAGAATCGACGAAAACGAAACAGGAATCTGATACCTTGAAATTGTTTACCAAGGAGGGAAAAGGTTCTCGCTTTTATGGCGTTGGGTATATCAGCCGCGATCAGGATTTTTATAACATGCAGACACAGTTTTTCGATCAAATCATAGAAGAATGGCGTTGGACTGCCGATCCGGAACTGGAAAGCTTGTTACGGCAGGCACTTGAACTTCATCTGAAATGGCAGCAGGATTGCTTTGATCCTGACGGCGATGGCGTTTACGAGAGTTATTTGAATACCTGGCCTACTGATTCGCAGTGGTACAACGGGGGCGGAACCGCTGAAGAAACTTCATACGCCTATCGCGGGCATTTGGCAGCGCGCGACTTGGCTCGCAGGGCAAAAGATGTGGATGCTGAAAATTTTCACAACCAAATGATGGCAAAAATTAAAAAGGGATTTTTTGAGAAGCTTTGGATACCTGAACGAGGCTACTCCGGATCATATCGAGAGCAAGGCGGGTACGAACGCCTCCACACCGATCCGTGGTTATACAGTATTTTCCTTCCCATCGATTCCAAACTGACCAATGATTTACAATCCATTGAATCGACATATTACTCCGAATGGGCTTTGCAAAATGACAAAAATCCACTGGGAGGCCGCAAGGTATGGACATCGAACTGGATTCCGGGAATATGGTCGGTTCGCGAATTATGGCCGGGCGACAATTACCACCTGGCATTAAGCTATTTTCAGGCTGGATTACCCGATGATGGTTACGATATTTTGCGGGGTACTTATATGTGCAGCGGTTTTGGATCGGTAGTTCCCGGCAACCTGGGTGATCCTGCCGGTGGAATTGATTTTGGCGATTGCATGCACCCGTTTGTTCGTACCATTGTTCAGGGGCTGTTTGGGTTCAATCCCGATCTTCCGAATGGTATAGTGAATTTTAATCCTCAGTTCCCGTCCGATTGGAATCAGGCATCCATCGAAATCCCTGATGTCAAAATCAACTTTAATCAATCGGACAAACAAATCAAATACAATATCGAATTGATTCATCCTGTAAGGTTTATGGCAAATATTCCTTTTTCTTCGCTGAAAGTAAATTCGGTAACGGTAAATGGCAAGGCTGTAAAATGGACAGTGCTCCCATCAGCCGGAAGAAGTTTATTGCAACTCAATATTCTGAATACTGAAAAGGCTGAGATTGTGATCAATACTTCAGAAGAATTGGCCTTTCAAAAACCAATTTTTGTTGAAGGAAATATTGGCGAACCGATTCAATTGCCGGTGAAGGATGCTAAAGTTATGGAGGTTTATGATTCTCAGAAAGTACTTGAAAAATATACAGTTTCAAAAAATACCATTCAAGCCAAACTAGGAATGAATAAAGGTTCTCATACCGTGATTGCTAAAGTTTTGGTTGGTGAAAATCCTCAGTACCGTGTTTTTCGCTTAAAAATAAACGATCCGCAGGGTGATGCAGCCTATGCAGCAAAATTTCTGGATCAGGTTCCTGCCACTGTACAATGGAATCTAATCGATATCAGTAAATTTCTGAATGCCGATGTTCGCGAAATTTACAGGCAAAAATATTTGTCGCCGCGACCGAAAACGGTTTCGGCACGTATCGGGACCGACGGATATTCGGCCTGGACTTTTCCGCACTGGGGAGCCAAAGCGCCTGAAATTAATCTGGATAAAGTAGCAAACTACAAAGTCTCCGGCCAGATCGTTACACCACAAAAGGTCCCTTTTCGCTGGAATGATGACTCTAAAAACATTGCGTTTACCTCCCTGTGGGATAATTTTCCGCACGGGATAACGGTTCCGGTAAAACAAAAAGGTGATGCCATTTGGATGCTCATCGCCGGATCGACCAACATCATGCAATGCCAGATTACCAATGCAGTTATCCGCTTAAATTATGCCGATGGGAAAACCGATTCACTGGAATTGGTTCCGCCTGTAAACTATTGGAGCTTGAGCACGATTTACTCGCATCCGCAGTCACCAGGTTCATCGCTAAGGAATTATTACTTTGCAGAGAAAGATAAATTCTGTTTGCCGAAAAAGCTCCCTGAAACCGTTGAACTGGGGCAAAATTGCCGTGCTATGGTTCTCAATCTCAAACTTCGCCCAGGCGTTGAATTAGAGAGTGTGACTCTTGAAACCCTTTCACAGGAAGTGGTGGTTGGATTGATGGGAGTTACGATAATGACTTTAAAATAATCGGATGTGAAAAAATCAACACTTTCCCTTTTACCTCTGGCAGGCACGTTGAGTTGTTTTGCCCAAGAAAAATCAATTAAACCCCATATCATCTTCTTTTTAGTAGATGATATGGGTTGGCAGAAAACATCAGTTCCGTTCTGGAAAGAGAAAACCATACTGGTTAAATGGCCCGGCGTTACGACAGATGGTGCTGTTTGCAACCAACCGCTGATTATTGAAGATTTCTTTCCTTCCATTTTGGAAATGGCAGGTGTAAAAAGGTACAGTCAAATTGGAGGTGTGATTGACGGAAAAAGCTTTGTTCCACTGCTTCGTGGCAAAAAAGTTAATTCAGAAAACAGTGAATTTTTCTGGCCTTTTCCTCACAATTATGGAGAGGAACCTTACAGCGTGATCAGAAAGGGCGACTGGAAGTTGATTTATTGGTACAAAGGCAGCAAGCTGGAACTTTACAACATTCCTGATTATATTTCAGAGTCAAATGATTTGGCAGCAGCTAATCCTGAAAATACCAAAGAATTGGCAATTGAATTGGGAAAATATCTTCGTAAGGTAAATACCGGGCGTCCGGCATTTAAAGCTACCGGAAAACCTTGCCTATGGCCGGATGAAAGTCCACAAATTCAAAGAAAATAGAATGAAAAAAATAAAAGGAATCATTTGCGTGTTTTCACTGTTGGTTTTATTCCAGTCAAAATCAATAAACGCACAAACCGGATTAGTTCACAAACCGGCACTTCCATCGCCACAGCAGGTGCAGTGGCAAAACATGGAGCGAACCATGTTTGTGCATTTCGCGCCCAACACCTGGCAGGGAACC
Above is a window of Bacteroidota bacterium DNA encoding:
- a CDS encoding DUF4450 domain-containing protein translates to MKINNGFKIFLFLIATSLSLTGFTQSSVNYVVENGAIVGRNTGRYNNRPLYINNSNAFILAGDQPIARLAKDQYLYGTLMLAIERNGKNKWLQQCDQITSLYHAGQMCWLITDAAFPGLKIKLEVLPMAQTTGMVVCASAEGAKPGDKLIWTFGGAQWRKDQNLSWKLDVLGQPELLNWGFVPEECKNNQVNINGEAGFLSLKDNETDKRLFTVAVSCNSLAKTGVSDASDWNDFTLFNQSKPNQLPIMKGTVVLENAQSSYWAIEAFNQDVPPDISRINNPEKAFHDGVSRIEELRSHIKLNTPDSYLNAMAQASTVAIDGAWHAPVFHHGAMQWNVRLPGWRTIFGGTMLGWHDRVKAEAKFYIESQIKESTKTKQESDTLKLFTKEGKGSRFYGVGYISRDQDFYNMQTQFFDQIIEEWRWTADPELESLLRQALELHLKWQQDCFDPDGDGVYESYLNTWPTDSQWYNGGGTAEETSYAYRGHLAARDLARRAKDVDAENFHNQMMAKIKKGFFEKLWIPERGYSGSYREQGGYERLHTDPWLYSIFLPIDSKLTNDLQSIESTYYSEWALQNDKNPLGGRKVWTSNWIPGIWSVRELWPGDNYHLALSYFQAGLPDDGYDILRGTYMCSGFGSVVPGNLGDPAGGIDFGDCMHPFVRTIVQGLFGFNPDLPNGIVNFNPQFPSDWNQASIEIPDVKINFNQSDKQIKYNIELIHPVRFMANIPFSSLKVNSVTVNGKAVKWTVLPSAGRSLLQLNILNTEKAEIVINTSEELAFQKPIFVEGNIGEPIQLPVKDAKVMEVYDSQKVLEKYTVSKNTIQAKLGMNKGSHTVIAKVLVGENPQYRVFRLKINDPQGDAAYAAKFLDQVPATVQWNLIDISKFLNADVREIYRQKYLSPRPKTVSARIGTDGYSAWTFPHWGAKAPEINLDKVANYKVSGQIVTPQKVPFRWNDDSKNIAFTSLWDNFPHGITVPVKQKGDAIWMLIAGSTNIMQCQITNAVIRLNYADGKTDSLELVPPVNYWSLSTIYSHPQSPGSSLRNYYFAEKDKFCLPKKLPETVELGQNCRAMVLNLKLRPGVELESVTLETLSQEVVVGLMGVTIMTLK
- a CDS encoding glycosyl hydrolase, whose protein sequence is MNKSFCQIIFACLLLLTISVSAQTPSKPTNDLESLFRNPPTSVKPYVWWHWMGSNFSKSGITKDLEAMKAEGIGGATIFNLSSAVQESHAPTLNNPWPEQTYRSPAYWEALRFAAAEANRLGLEIGLHNTVGYSTTGGPWIDEERSMQRLVWSDTIISGGTELNLKLMAPKLIADEGWGKTGRKISFYEDVVVLAIPAEKKEIAVNEVLNLTSHYDRENGLNWNAPAGKWIVYRICHASTGRPPHPIPDDLLGKVLEADKMSVEQSTWHWKNVLDPVKEHLGEYLGKSFTHMLIDSYEAGGQNWTTGFREEFIKRKGYDPIPWLASFSLTVGKEKDSKDRRILGSEEQTARFDWDYQDVISQLFFDNGWKIGKQKLAEAKLDLQMEPYGGPFNTAQCVALADLPMAEFWTAGIGGISPQVPAAARAAGKTLVGAEAFTGRPEVSQFTEDPAFLKATADKVFSQGINRMILHHWVHQPFDDRYQPGMGMGWWGTHFGRNQTWFEPGKAFFTYMARCQALLQYGEQVSDYLCVGKLDGNSDLISVPDFLAEDIQVKNNKVILPTGRSYAFVVFPEAEKMLPEVAKKIKSLVAAGAVIVSAKPVSSPSLKDFPKCDDFVKQIAQKVWGNRPSNQYGKGYVFIKIEDALAKTGITPDYQVEKAQNPDAIKIAHRHSADADVYFVANLSDKSQQTEVSFRLSCKQPELWQAEDGRICNAPVWNEKNGRTSVSLCLKGIQSVFVVFRKKASKADHPVSVSVNDPNSDWTTDCNSEGNPVLFSSGTVSAQIVYASGRQKKVDVKAIAPREIKGPWKVAFAPKLDQPFELDFPELIDFSKHSNKMVNYFAGTATYRKTISIDSASLKSRILLDLGEMNDIAEIRVNGKSAGVLWYPPYIVDVAQWFVAGENKLEILVTNNWANRLIGDEQEPADFEWGKDRGEKMGRAMLAYPDWFVKNQPRPSQGRKTFSIWYYYRKDSPLKPAGLVGPVRLVTETEVKL
- a CDS encoding alpha-L-fucosidase, with the translated sequence NSQGQIPEIEAQFLRDAGKWNQKYQKVVYAARASLWEHTMPWGDVITKGKSIFLSVFDWPQDGKLYRSSLKKKILSTRLLKGAKAEKLLIEQKPGWTIFNVPFHPVDTPASVIDLTLKSNSEPADVDPTLNLAPNTSPRLLAVFAVVKGSESKAISWMEIFGEWKHVTQISKWTEGSLANGEIAVLQPGYYELDLYYKRKGKLVCNISADERIVVQNQQAATKKYQKYPIEIPEFKKAGKHNIKVSLVEGDPETSSLESILIAPINMTKKFLKPAQ
- a CDS encoding glycoside hydrolase N-terminal domain-containing protein, which produces MKKLVLLILLVFGCKIAFAQDTFNSFEQAKLHPLAYDRPAPDFFEGALLGNGAMGVVVTTRPDAVVFYFGHNNVWDIRIAENNKDKIGTFNEVFNRVKAIPDTLELLTDNPWYKEYSKMTAENYGKPYPRPFPCGSVLLGFDRRNAELIGHRLDVSNGLCEVYLLTRDQKKITLQVFTDMTSDQLWFRLVDSKGNSCANVFDRIKVMSDPSTPIEFPKTQIEENLEKGVIAFRQTLPYAEPEKYDAVNGHPKDKAFRLITAVNCALEKKSRINWDGNQQKMSPMEAGIVKQNGFVGCISIREGLNSSVEKDLPAVATPRREDLLASLDKGQQIWKEYWNKSGVKLGDQFLERMWYQNLYFLNCATKDGATTPGLFANWSYNNIGTAWHGDYHMNYNTQQPFWVTFSSNHLEKNLPYVNLIEKLVPVSKSWAKNYYELPGAYFPHSAYPVDMTINAYPVPTWGWEIAETPWAVQGLWWHYLYSGDVEFLKNRAFEPMKLAVEFLVAYMKRPEAIGPQWKDDKFHIFPTVPPELYGLRPGFKYNYDCNVDLALTKFVFNAFIEATKVLKIEKSEQVLLDNVKMILSHFPDYPTAISKEYGKVLVSVPEEHDQVVYNVPNSLFSVFPGEDHGLHSDSETMKLLKNTFYNQQNEGGNDLVFINLQAARIGMLDLERFKRHVNYSLLPNGTTSDRVMQVHGRYSDTTPYGYMDKMGIWVENFALPVVVNECLMQSYDGTIRLFPNWPREKDAEFHDLRAAGAFLVSASLKNGKVNEIKVTSEAGGVLKMILPWKTGGKLIVGKHQKILTSNLLELQTEKGEIILFNPQ